One window of Thermococcus celericrescens genomic DNA carries:
- a CDS encoding ATP-binding protein, which produces MFEYPTYQFNKYIRFDEKFIIVRGPRFSGKTWFIQDIPGKSNIYYIYIDMAGAIKARKKNLKVFQAIKKDLFGSRKFTITNMEGLSISPYCKYFRCFFDELENAERVIYIVLDHAELLRPWDHYRRLFKAVIDHYHNIRLVFVAGSTPMLIERLGVNDPKAPLFGRWERYIDFQYWDSHTTYEYVRSEIPQISDEEIFLLHDLTEGAAQLVMKYVEYRKMMTMDKAFAKLEDYVKKKVLAEMSNSEWGLRIIKAIAIDTVGGGYTSLKRIYERLPGYNKDNVKVMFYELLRYDIIENIGGNIRLKPRILSHIFIK; this is translated from the coding sequence ATGTTTGAATACCCAACTTATCAGTTCAATAAATACATTCGCTTTGACGAGAAGTTTATCATAGTACGTGGACCACGTTTCTCCGGGAAAACTTGGTTTATTCAGGACATTCCTGGTAAATCAAACATTTATTACATATACATTGACATGGCAGGCGCGATAAAAGCGAGAAAGAAAAATCTCAAGGTATTCCAAGCTATAAAAAAGGATCTTTTTGGTTCAAGAAAGTTTACCATAACAAACATGGAAGGACTCAGTATATCACCATACTGTAAATACTTCAGGTGCTTCTTTGACGAGCTAGAAAATGCAGAGAGAGTAATCTACATAGTCCTCGACCACGCGGAACTACTCAGACCATGGGATCATTACAGGAGACTTTTCAAGGCTGTTATCGACCATTACCACAACATCCGGTTGGTTTTTGTCGCTGGCTCGACGCCCATGCTCATAGAAAGACTCGGAGTAAATGATCCAAAAGCACCACTCTTCGGTCGCTGGGAACGATACATCGACTTCCAATACTGGGATTCACACACCACTTATGAGTATGTAAGAAGCGAGATTCCACAAATTTCTGATGAAGAAATATTTCTCCTTCATGACCTCACTGAAGGGGCCGCACAACTCGTGATGAAATACGTTGAGTACCGGAAGATGATGACGATGGATAAAGCGTTCGCAAAACTCGAGGATTATGTCAAAAAGAAAGTACTCGCTGAAATGTCCAACAGTGAATGGGGCTTAAGAATAATAAAAGCAATAGCAATAGACACGGTTGGTGGGGGATACACATCACTCAAACGGATATACGAACGATTACCAGGGTATAACAAAGACAATGTGAAAGTAATGTTCTATGAGTTACTTCGCTATGACATTATAGAAAACATTGGGGGCAATATCAGGTTGAAACCACGAATTCTTTCACACATATTTATTAAATAG
- a CDS encoding tetratricopeptide repeat protein: MGDIKAEWEKALEEKDCEKLLELFDDYIDSIEDEETLRKELERLKGVAEECEDPYDLLHEIGHVYAHLDDAEAGIELYRRVAERKKDDPEEYATALYYLADAYEHFGMPEKAIETYQKLLKLEEEVLKNEREIALTLANLAVNYDELGETEKAIELMERAREIFERLNDEKNHMISLLDLAHFRYEVGDYNTAEALINEVLRNPRDDEIEINARLVEAEIFAGRDEYDRAFRAIRDALVKAINVSDEIFGLVFDTLTDFIEGLFNEGSYGVVAENMESFAELFEDDTAYFFRAIAELARWKAGEDGAKERFDGLYSKVENEELRSVLDEWKRPKLSLSVGL; the protein is encoded by the coding sequence ATGGGCGACATCAAGGCCGAGTGGGAGAAGGCTCTGGAAGAGAAGGACTGCGAGAAGCTGCTCGAGCTCTTTGACGATTACATAGACTCCATAGAGGACGAGGAGACCCTCAGAAAGGAGCTCGAGAGGCTCAAGGGGGTCGCCGAGGAGTGCGAGGATCCCTACGACCTGCTCCACGAGATAGGCCACGTCTACGCGCACCTCGACGACGCTGAGGCCGGAATCGAGCTCTACAGGAGGGTGGCCGAGAGGAAGAAGGATGACCCCGAGGAGTACGCGACTGCTCTCTACTATCTGGCCGATGCTTACGAGCACTTCGGCATGCCCGAGAAGGCAATTGAGACCTACCAGAAGCTCCTCAAACTCGAGGAAGAGGTTCTGAAGAACGAGAGGGAGATAGCGCTCACGCTGGCGAACCTCGCTGTGAACTACGACGAGCTCGGCGAGACCGAGAAGGCCATCGAGCTCATGGAGCGCGCAAGGGAGATTTTCGAGAGGCTCAACGACGAGAAGAACCACATGATAAGCCTCCTCGACCTGGCGCACTTCAGGTACGAGGTTGGGGACTACAATACCGCTGAGGCGCTGATAAACGAGGTTCTCCGGAACCCGAGGGACGACGAGATTGAGATAAACGCCAGGCTGGTCGAGGCGGAGATATTCGCCGGAAGGGATGAGTACGACAGGGCCTTCAGGGCCATACGGGACGCCCTCGTAAAGGCCATAAACGTGAGCGACGAGATTTTTGGCCTCGTCTTCGACACGCTGACGGATTTCATCGAGGGGCTCTTCAACGAGGGCTCCTACGGCGTTGTAGCGGAGAACATGGAGTCCTTTGCGGAGCTCTTTGAGGACGATACCGCCTACTTCTTCAGGGCCATCGCCGAGCTGGCGCGCTGGAAGGCCGGAGAGGACGGTGCGAAGGAGCGCTTTGACGGGCTCTACTCCAAGGTGGAGAACGAGGAGCTCCGCTCGGTTCTGGACGAGTGGAAGAGGCCGAAGCTGAGCCTGAGCGTGGGGCTTTAG
- a CDS encoding FecCD family ABC transporter permease has translation MRKALHLSFLLSPVLALIVSLCIGTYPIPPSAVVSMVLLKVAQIISEVLRTLTLGKVSFSVTVPYPSVYQTILFEIRFPRVLMAMLVGSALAISGAVLQAIFRNPLVNSYILGISSGAAFGAALAIGLSVGIGVTPSAFAFALLAVFITTSLARVGGRITPVSLVLAGIIVNAFFSALTSLLKFLMEHDKLASIVYWLMGSFANSDWGSVRVAFPVILAGCFLIYSMRWQLNVLSFGEEAKIVGVETEKLKFVFIVVVSMITAVSIAFCGIIGWVGLMIPHIVRMAFGPDHKTLIPLTITLGASFMALADTLARSVATYEIPIGIITTLLGIPFFAYLLRKTGGGWDA, from the coding sequence ATGAGGAAGGCCCTCCACCTTTCCTTTTTGCTCTCCCCGGTTCTTGCCCTCATCGTAAGCCTGTGTATAGGGACATATCCAATTCCTCCCTCCGCCGTCGTGAGTATGGTGCTCCTTAAAGTGGCTCAGATCATCTCCGAAGTTTTGAGAACTTTAACCCTCGGGAAGGTATCCTTCTCCGTCACAGTTCCCTACCCGAGCGTTTACCAGACCATACTCTTTGAGATACGCTTCCCCCGCGTCCTGATGGCCATGCTCGTCGGTTCGGCCCTTGCCATTTCGGGCGCCGTCCTGCAGGCCATATTCAGGAACCCCCTCGTCAACAGCTACATCCTCGGCATCTCTTCCGGGGCTGCATTCGGTGCGGCTTTGGCCATAGGCCTCTCCGTTGGCATAGGGGTTACTCCTTCAGCGTTCGCCTTCGCGCTCCTCGCGGTCTTCATAACGACCTCGCTGGCGAGGGTCGGCGGGAGGATAACCCCAGTCTCGCTAGTTCTCGCTGGAATCATAGTCAACGCCTTCTTCTCAGCTTTAACATCCCTCCTCAAGTTCCTCATGGAGCACGACAAGCTGGCGAGCATCGTCTACTGGCTCATGGGGAGCTTCGCCAACTCTGACTGGGGCTCGGTCAGAGTGGCCTTCCCGGTGATCCTCGCCGGCTGTTTCCTGATATACTCAATGCGCTGGCAGCTGAACGTGCTCTCCTTCGGTGAGGAGGCCAAAATCGTGGGTGTCGAGACCGAAAAGCTGAAGTTCGTCTTCATAGTCGTCGTCTCCATGATAACGGCCGTCTCAATAGCCTTCTGCGGTATAATCGGGTGGGTCGGGCTGATGATACCGCACATAGTCAGGATGGCCTTTGGCCCGGACCACAAGACCCTGATACCCCTGACGATAACCCTCGGGGCTTCGTTTATGGCCTTAGCCGATACGCTCGCGAGGTCTGTGGCAACCTACGAGATACCGATCGGTATAATAACGACCCTCCTTGGAATTCCCTTCTTCGCTTACCTGCTCAGAAAAACGGGCGGTGGATGGGATGCTTGA
- a CDS encoding ATP-binding protein: protein MSFVGYFKMDKENIEEYFPCDELVNELLDLLIHDYHVIGIRGFRRSGKSSLIKYFLSFFSAEDFEVRYVDISKVKDHTSVENTLKNIKEKLNDKPTLWKVIKELIALKNERVARNAEKIHDFINQKKKEEKIKIYAFDEVQSFAIRQGSYFSKEDAYIFVEFINNHIDDNTYIIFTGSQVGAFNKFLKIYDKKVVSKMKCNNHIVDIGQMSPEDIGEFLSTGFEQNHKNMPEDFPDRVYESIGGFVGYVLDAGRMLATYGHNVIHPSIVDTVIQKQKTLLFESIEDELNALDETLNLRSRMSLEILKFIAENDPNRKELLDKFQGNIDGETLKTLLNILDQMDLITRKHNKVRAYPFIKNYYGALLDV from the coding sequence ATGTCTTTCGTTGGTTATTTCAAAATGGATAAGGAAAACATTGAAGAATACTTCCCATGCGATGAACTTGTGAATGAGCTACTCGACTTACTTATCCATGATTATCACGTCATCGGAATAAGGGGCTTTCGAAGAAGTGGCAAGTCTTCACTCATAAAGTACTTTTTATCATTCTTTTCAGCTGAAGATTTTGAAGTAAGGTATGTTGATATTTCAAAGGTCAAAGACCACACGAGCGTCGAAAATACACTCAAAAACATAAAAGAAAAACTGAATGACAAACCAACATTATGGAAAGTCATCAAAGAACTTATTGCACTGAAGAATGAGAGGGTTGCAAGAAACGCTGAGAAGATTCATGATTTTATAAACCAAAAGAAAAAAGAAGAAAAGATCAAAATATATGCCTTTGATGAAGTGCAATCATTTGCAATACGTCAGGGATCCTACTTTTCCAAAGAAGACGCGTATATTTTTGTTGAGTTTATAAACAACCATATCGATGATAATACATATATAATTTTCACAGGTTCACAGGTAGGGGCTTTCAATAAATTTCTCAAAATCTACGACAAAAAAGTCGTGTCAAAAATGAAGTGTAACAACCATATAGTAGACATAGGACAAATGTCTCCTGAGGACATAGGAGAATTCCTCAGTACTGGGTTTGAGCAGAACCACAAGAACATGCCAGAGGATTTTCCGGATAGAGTTTATGAGTCTATCGGTGGTTTTGTTGGCTACGTTCTTGACGCTGGTAGAATGCTCGCCACATACGGGCATAATGTTATTCACCCCTCAATCGTTGATACAGTAATTCAAAAACAAAAAACTCTCCTTTTTGAGTCAATCGAAGATGAATTGAACGCCCTCGATGAAACACTCAATCTAAGGAGCAGAATGTCACTCGAAATTCTCAAGTTCATAGCAGAGAATGATCCCAATAGAAAGGAGTTACTCGATAAATTCCAAGGAAACATCGATGGTGAAACGTTGAAGACACTACTCAACATACTTGACCAGATGGATCTCATAACTAGGAAGCATAACAAAGTGAGAGCTTACCCATTCATAAAGAATTATTATGGGGCGTTGCTGGATGTTTGA
- a CDS encoding anaerobic ribonucleoside triphosphate reductase: METVRKDIIQEYAGWSSLDVLENANRYPGPTGFFAYVMEEALKEHLSLIPAEGREAHFSGDIYIHKLPYSLYIPYCTGHSTARLLEKGLKTPTIISRPAKHFDTYVDHIANYLITMQHYFSGAQALSSIEWYAGPFIRKEGLDRRKIRQNIQRLVYNLNYPSRVGLQTPFTNFTVTLDAPKKMLEGDHAVYDGKKLDPLGEYEREAREFFIALTEVLREGDAIGQPFTFPIPTLMVTAKMLWDDPEVFEAVFTTASKRGSFYWLNTNVVDPDASFSMCCRLVIDKNEMKEVFSFNAGDTKEQWLNEVERQRFGGLWAMPDVTGSVNVTTVNLPRLALKANGDDDKFWEEYERVLQVVRDTTDWFRERYVRLITNYRGMYQMIHLYLEEFPSSHFNTVGILGLPEAAAIYLNEPGLWTEGTRKDWLKAAELMKDMVEFATAKAREWMKESGTPWNVEEVPGESAAAKLAIRDLREFPWLKDCLSDVDNPVYSTSIAPYYGPLELGDRIRIEEKVQRSFTGGVMMHIFLGEEPDPEALAKLTKRLMRTDLVYWSYTPAVTVCNDCNHSTTGLHTHCPRCGSENVEIWSRIIGYYRPLKNWNPFRKKEFWTRRHYTS, from the coding sequence ATGGAAACCGTGAGGAAGGACATTATCCAGGAGTACGCCGGCTGGAGCAGTCTCGACGTTCTCGAAAATGCAAACCGCTATCCCGGACCAACCGGCTTCTTTGCCTACGTGATGGAAGAAGCGCTCAAAGAGCACCTCTCGCTCATCCCGGCGGAGGGCAGGGAGGCCCACTTCAGCGGCGACATCTACATCCACAAGCTTCCCTACAGTCTCTACATCCCTTACTGCACGGGCCACAGCACGGCGAGACTCCTTGAGAAGGGTCTAAAGACGCCAACGATAATATCGAGGCCGGCCAAACACTTCGACACCTACGTCGACCACATAGCCAACTACCTCATAACCATGCAGCACTACTTCAGCGGCGCTCAGGCCCTCTCAAGCATCGAGTGGTACGCGGGGCCGTTCATAAGGAAAGAGGGCCTCGACAGGAGGAAGATACGGCAGAACATTCAGAGACTGGTCTACAACCTCAACTATCCGAGCAGGGTCGGTCTCCAAACACCCTTCACCAACTTCACGGTAACGCTGGATGCACCAAAGAAGATGCTCGAAGGCGACCACGCGGTTTACGATGGCAAAAAGCTTGATCCGCTCGGAGAGTACGAGAGAGAAGCCAGGGAGTTCTTCATAGCCCTGACTGAAGTGCTCAGAGAGGGTGACGCGATAGGTCAGCCCTTCACGTTCCCTATTCCTACCCTGATGGTCACCGCCAAAATGCTCTGGGACGATCCAGAGGTCTTCGAGGCCGTCTTTACAACCGCTTCAAAGCGCGGAAGCTTCTACTGGCTCAACACGAACGTTGTAGACCCGGACGCAAGCTTCTCGATGTGCTGCAGGCTTGTAATAGATAAAAACGAAATGAAAGAGGTTTTTAGCTTTAATGCGGGTGATACAAAAGAGCAATGGCTGAATGAAGTTGAGAGGCAGCGCTTCGGCGGCCTCTGGGCGATGCCCGACGTCACCGGCTCCGTGAACGTCACGACGGTCAACCTTCCGAGACTTGCACTCAAAGCCAATGGCGATGACGATAAGTTCTGGGAAGAGTACGAGCGCGTTCTCCAGGTCGTCAGGGACACCACCGACTGGTTCCGTGAGCGCTACGTGAGACTGATAACGAACTACCGCGGGATGTATCAGATGATCCATCTCTACCTCGAGGAGTTCCCGTCGAGCCACTTCAATACAGTAGGAATTCTTGGTTTGCCAGAGGCGGCTGCAATTTACCTCAACGAACCTGGACTCTGGACTGAGGGCACGAGGAAGGACTGGCTCAAAGCTGCGGAGCTGATGAAGGATATGGTCGAGTTCGCCACTGCTAAAGCGAGGGAGTGGATGAAAGAAAGTGGGACGCCGTGGAACGTTGAGGAAGTTCCGGGAGAGAGCGCTGCGGCAAAGCTTGCCATAAGGGATCTCCGCGAGTTCCCCTGGCTAAAGGACTGCCTGAGCGACGTTGACAATCCAGTTTACTCCACCAGCATAGCGCCCTACTACGGCCCGCTTGAGCTGGGCGACAGGATACGCATAGAGGAAAAGGTTCAGAGGAGCTTCACCGGTGGAGTGATGATGCACATCTTCTTGGGGGAAGAGCCGGACCCGGAGGCTTTAGCAAAGCTTACCAAGAGGCTCATGAGGACGGACCTCGTATACTGGAGCTACACCCCTGCAGTGACAGTCTGCAACGACTGTAACCACTCAACTACGGGCCTTCACACCCACTGCCCGCGCTGCGGAAGCGAGAACGTCGAGATATGGAGCAGGATTATCGGCTACTACCGCCCGCTCAAGAACTGGAACCCCTTCAGGAAGAAGGAGTTCTGGACGAGGAGGCACTACACCTCCTGA
- a CDS encoding type IV toxin-antitoxin system AbiEi family antitoxin domain-containing protein: MGAIRGTDIVSADEIRELFPRLSRGMVKKVLWSLSKKGYLTRLKKGLYLVNEHPGNPSIKNPYRIALALFPGYIAFSSALRLYDLLDYEPFTIFVATPRKSGERTIGEYTIRAVALGEKATGMTLKDGVYTSTLAKTFFDCFYKPRYCGGYSEITKALYEVEKLDWDEFLGYFERFASDSLCQRTGYVLELLKNELGVDIPEEVLNHLRSRVKGWTKLVPTLPSHGRSIGEWKVIDNLGKEKILGWAYG; this comes from the coding sequence ATGGGGGCGATACGAGGAACCGATATAGTGAGTGCTGACGAGATCAGAGAACTCTTCCCACGTCTCAGCAGGGGGATGGTTAAAAAGGTCCTTTGGAGCCTCTCAAAGAAGGGCTACCTCACGAGGCTGAAGAAGGGCCTCTACCTCGTCAATGAACACCCTGGAAACCCCTCGATAAAAAACCCCTACAGGATAGCCCTCGCCCTGTTCCCGGGATACATAGCATTCTCTTCCGCCCTGAGGCTTTATGACCTGCTCGACTACGAGCCGTTCACAATATTCGTGGCCACACCTAGGAAGTCCGGTGAGAGAACCATCGGGGAATACACTATCAGGGCCGTTGCCCTCGGGGAAAAGGCCACTGGAATGACGCTTAAGGATGGAGTCTACACCTCCACCCTCGCGAAGACGTTCTTTGACTGCTTCTACAAGCCGAGATACTGCGGGGGCTACTCCGAGATAACCAAGGCCCTCTACGAGGTCGAAAAACTTGACTGGGACGAATTCTTGGGCTACTTCGAACGCTTTGCCAGTGACTCCCTCTGCCAGAGGACTGGCTATGTTCTGGAGCTCCTCAAAAACGAGTTGGGGGTCGACATCCCAGAGGAGGTTCTTAACCATCTAAGGAGCAGAGTTAAGGGCTGGACGAAGCTCGTTCCAACTCTCCCATCCCACGGGAGGAGCATTGGAGAGTGGAAAGTGATAGACAACCTTGGAAAGGAGAAGATACTGGGGTGGGCGTATGGATGA
- a CDS encoding anaerobic ribonucleoside-triphosphate reductase activating protein, producing the protein MLTSGWKAVSMVDVHGKITFTLWLCGCNLRCPFCHNWRIAEGKGCFELERGAMLEELEVNSFLVDYFHVTGGEPLIQWAELSSLLACVKALDVPVSLNTNLTLVGPLEKLLNAGLVDHIATDLKAPPAALYGLPEKASERLWRLFLRGLELVSNYGLPLELRIPVPKGFDVWPWIEEGLGHLDTEFYVVINPLVGKPLTNPRDEAWCSAHCWPEDEVRNLGERLDELGIEFHINRWA; encoded by the coding sequence ATGCTCACAAGTGGCTGGAAAGCCGTCAGCATGGTGGATGTTCACGGGAAGATCACCTTTACGCTCTGGCTGTGCGGGTGCAACCTGAGGTGTCCCTTCTGCCACAACTGGAGGATAGCTGAGGGAAAAGGCTGCTTCGAGCTGGAACGGGGGGCAATGCTTGAGGAGCTTGAGGTGAACTCCTTCCTCGTCGATTACTTCCACGTCACCGGTGGCGAGCCGCTGATACAGTGGGCCGAGCTTTCATCGCTGTTAGCCTGTGTGAAGGCTCTTGACGTTCCCGTCAGCCTCAACACGAACCTCACCCTCGTTGGGCCGCTTGAAAAACTCCTTAATGCCGGGCTAGTTGATCACATCGCGACCGACCTGAAGGCACCCCCGGCTGCTCTCTATGGCCTTCCCGAGAAAGCCAGCGAACGGCTCTGGAGGCTGTTCCTGCGGGGACTTGAGCTGGTATCCAACTACGGTCTTCCCCTTGAACTTCGCATTCCCGTTCCCAAGGGCTTTGACGTATGGCCATGGATCGAGGAAGGGCTCGGACACCTCGACACGGAGTTTTACGTCGTCATTAATCCTCTTGTTGGAAAACCGCTGACGAATCCTCGCGACGAAGCATGGTGCTCCGCCCACTGCTGGCCGGAAGACGAAGTCAGAAATCTTGGAGAGAGGCTTGATGAGCTTGGTATTGAATTTCACATAAACAGGTGGGCTTAA
- a CDS encoding ABC transporter ATP-binding protein, which yields MLEIRGLSFSYGDFSIEGVTLEVREGEVVTLLGPNGSGKTTILKAIYGLLKPKERCVFIDGRDFHGLPIRERAKLAGYVPQSHTPPFPYTVLDVVVTGLASQLGPFESPGNEHYEKALEKLRLLGLERFKDKPYTQLSGGQMQLVLIARALVQEPRVLLLDEPTAHLDFKNQVKVLGIVKRLAREEGILAIMTLHDPNLASLYSDRIALVKEGKIRATGRPREVLREEMLRDVYGVPVCVLEFDGFRLILPRTEVIQ from the coding sequence ATGCTTGAGATCAGAGGCCTATCGTTCAGCTACGGTGATTTCAGCATCGAGGGGGTCACCCTCGAGGTGAGGGAAGGGGAAGTCGTGACGCTCCTCGGCCCCAACGGGAGCGGGAAGACCACCATACTGAAGGCAATCTACGGGCTGTTGAAGCCAAAGGAGAGGTGCGTCTTCATTGACGGCCGGGACTTCCACGGACTGCCCATCAGGGAGAGGGCCAAGCTGGCCGGCTACGTCCCCCAGTCCCACACGCCGCCCTTCCCCTACACGGTTCTGGACGTGGTCGTCACGGGTTTAGCTTCCCAGCTCGGCCCCTTTGAGAGCCCTGGAAATGAGCACTACGAGAAAGCCCTCGAAAAGCTCAGGCTCCTCGGACTCGAGCGCTTTAAGGATAAACCTTACACCCAGCTGAGCGGCGGACAGATGCAGCTGGTTCTGATAGCGAGGGCCCTCGTCCAGGAGCCGAGGGTTCTGCTCCTCGACGAGCCAACGGCTCACCTTGACTTCAAGAACCAGGTCAAAGTCCTCGGGATAGTCAAGAGGCTCGCGCGGGAAGAGGGCATCTTGGCCATCATGACGCTCCACGACCCCAATTTGGCCTCCCTCTACTCCGACAGGATAGCCCTCGTCAAGGAGGGCAAGATCAGGGCCACCGGGAGACCGCGTGAAGTCCTGCGCGAGGAGATGCTCCGCGATGTCTACGGCGTCCCCGTATGCGTCCTTGAGTTCGACGGCTTCAGGCTCATACTCCCCAGAACGGAGGTGATTCAATGA
- a CDS encoding zinc finger domain-containing protein → MEAKFEIPVCTSCGKEITPREHATHFVCPNCGEEIIWRCESCRVLSVPYKCPKCGWEGP, encoded by the coding sequence GTGGAAGCCAAGTTCGAGATACCCGTATGCACATCATGCGGAAAGGAGATAACCCCTAGGGAGCACGCCACTCACTTCGTCTGCCCGAACTGTGGCGAGGAGATCATCTGGCGCTGTGAAAGCTGCAGGGTCCTCTCAGTCCCCTACAAGTGCCCCAAGTGCGGCTGGGAGGGGCCGTGA
- a CDS encoding ABC transporter substrate-binding protein, with the protein MESRGKTFTLFLVGVLLLAVVASGCIGGETTTTTTPSSSSPAETASSPTTTAPPRYPITVTDFAGRTVTIDKPPERVIVLSGYWAEILCILGVQDRIVGIGKYVPYDPYLPDDVKNRTVVGSNFKGLNWETVVGLNPDLIIIDWYGGKYADAETIQKAEELGIPVIALTARTIGDNVEVVNLLGKVFGEEEKAGELAGWMKEKLSAVKETAAQIPESERKNALLISAPKDIAGPVTVYANGSAWASMVELVGAHNLAFDMTFDTQWPKLDLEKIITYWGNDTDVLILTSFSQDRLDNAVNGIKNDSRWQEIKAVREGHVYGILAGSKGYLDWGPRIIVGLYQMANIIYPDRYQSWESVRDELIEKFYSPFYQGG; encoded by the coding sequence ATGGAATCCCGCGGAAAGACATTCACACTGTTTCTGGTCGGTGTCTTGCTCCTCGCCGTCGTGGCGAGCGGCTGTATAGGCGGCGAAACTACTACGACTACCACCCCGTCCTCCTCCAGCCCAGCGGAGACGGCTTCGTCCCCAACAACCACTGCCCCTCCCAGGTACCCGATAACCGTCACGGACTTCGCGGGAAGGACCGTCACCATAGATAAGCCGCCCGAGAGGGTGATAGTGCTCTCCGGCTACTGGGCGGAGATACTCTGCATCCTCGGCGTCCAGGACAGGATAGTCGGCATAGGCAAGTACGTTCCCTACGATCCCTACCTCCCGGATGATGTGAAGAACAGGACCGTCGTTGGCAGCAACTTCAAGGGCCTCAACTGGGAGACCGTCGTCGGTTTGAATCCAGACCTCATAATAATCGACTGGTACGGCGGCAAGTACGCCGACGCCGAGACGATACAGAAGGCGGAAGAGCTCGGCATACCCGTCATAGCGCTCACTGCTAGGACCATCGGGGATAACGTGGAGGTCGTTAATCTCCTTGGAAAGGTGTTTGGTGAGGAAGAGAAGGCCGGTGAGCTGGCAGGATGGATGAAGGAGAAGCTCAGCGCCGTGAAGGAAACCGCCGCCCAGATTCCGGAGAGCGAGAGGAAGAACGCCCTCCTCATAAGCGCCCCCAAGGACATCGCCGGCCCGGTCACTGTCTACGCCAACGGGAGCGCGTGGGCGAGCATGGTGGAGCTCGTCGGTGCCCACAACTTAGCTTTCGACATGACCTTCGATACCCAGTGGCCCAAGCTCGACCTCGAGAAGATAATAACCTACTGGGGCAACGACACGGACGTTTTAATCCTGACGTCATTCAGCCAGGACAGGCTTGACAACGCCGTGAACGGCATTAAAAATGACTCAAGGTGGCAGGAAATCAAGGCCGTGAGGGAAGGACACGTCTACGGCATCCTCGCGGGTTCAAAGGGCTACCTCGACTGGGGCCCGAGGATAATAGTCGGCCTCTACCAGATGGCCAACATAATCTACCCCGACCGCTACCAGAGCTGGGAGTCGGTCAGGGACGAGCTGATTGAGAAGTTCTACAGCCCGTTCTACCAGGGTGGGTGA
- a CDS encoding elongation factor 1-beta: protein MSDFNLVGVIKVMPTDPDVNLDELEEKLKAVIPEKFGLAKVEREPIAFGLVALKFYVLGRDEEGYSYDAVADLFREVENVESAEVETVSRI from the coding sequence ATGAGCGACTTCAACCTCGTTGGTGTTATTAAGGTCATGCCGACCGACCCCGATGTGAACCTCGACGAGCTCGAGGAGAAGCTGAAAGCTGTTATCCCCGAGAAGTTCGGCCTCGCCAAGGTCGAGCGCGAGCCGATTGCCTTCGGCCTCGTTGCCCTCAAGTTCTACGTCCTCGGGAGGGACGAAGAGGGCTACTCCTACGACGCCGTCGCCGATCTCTTCCGCGAGGTCGAGAACGTCGAGAGCGCGGAAGTTGAGACCGTCTCGAGGATCTGA
- a CDS encoding DUF2283 domain-containing protein, with amino-acid sequence MKVRYDPKADILYILIREGPVADTDEVDEDVWFEYDEEGNVVGIEIWNAGENVIRKSLLEIERYTKALNRKMEV; translated from the coding sequence ATGAAGGTTAGGTATGACCCAAAGGCTGATATCCTCTATATTCTGATCAGAGAGGGCCCGGTGGCAGACACCGACGAAGTTGACGAAGACGTGTGGTTCGAGTACGATGAGGAAGGAAATGTCGTCGGGATCGAAATATGGAACGCTGGGGAGAATGTTATCAGAAAAAGTCTCCTGGAAATAGAGCGATATACGAAGGCGTTGAATAGAAAAATGGAAGTCTAA